A portion of the Clostridium gelidum genome contains these proteins:
- a CDS encoding site-2 protease family protein has protein sequence MENNTDKEKIEELEIKFTENPDVSKSLVNNVKEKKGIWAILAVIVAILAKFKFILLFILGKLKFLLIILKLGKFASTLGSMLFMIFVYSQMFGWAYGLGFVLLIFAHEMGHYIAAKKVNVDVSGPVFIPFVGAFISMKDEPDNAVTEAKIAAGGPVLGSFAALACVLFYVLTSNQLFLALAYSGFMINLFNLIPIHPLDGGRIVTAISPKIWFIGIPILVIVSFKFFNPILILFLIFGCIQAYKQWKNPNTNYYNTSTSTKIIFSLIFFGLIIFLGLGIFFIHDIHSIYR, from the coding sequence ATGGAAAACAACACCGATAAAGAAAAAATTGAAGAATTAGAAATTAAGTTTACTGAAAACCCTGATGTTTCAAAATCCTTAGTTAATAATGTAAAAGAGAAAAAGGGAATATGGGCTATATTAGCAGTAATTGTAGCTATTTTGGCAAAGTTTAAATTCATATTACTTTTTATTCTTGGAAAGCTCAAATTTTTGTTAATAATACTTAAACTGGGCAAATTCGCATCCACTTTAGGTTCTATGTTATTTATGATTTTTGTTTATTCCCAAATGTTTGGATGGGCTTATGGCTTAGGTTTTGTATTGCTTATATTTGCTCACGAAATGGGTCACTATATTGCAGCAAAAAAGGTAAATGTCGATGTTTCAGGTCCAGTTTTTATTCCTTTTGTAGGTGCTTTCATCAGTATGAAAGATGAACCTGACAATGCAGTCACAGAAGCAAAAATAGCAGCAGGAGGTCCTGTTTTGGGGAGTTTTGCAGCCTTAGCTTGTGTTCTATTCTATGTATTAACGAGCAATCAATTATTCCTTGCACTTGCTTACTCTGGATTTATGATTAATTTATTTAATTTAATTCCAATACATCCACTAGATGGAGGACGTATTGTCACAGCCATATCTCCAAAAATATGGTTTATAGGCATACCTATACTTGTTATTGTTTCATTTAAATTCTTTAACCCAATATTAATATTATTTTTAATTTTCGGATGTATACAAGCATATAAACAGTGGAAAAACCCTAATACTAATTATTACAATACAAGTACAAGCACGAAGATTATTTTTTCTCTAATTTTCTTTGGGTTAATAATATTTTTGGGTCTTGGGATATTTTTCATTCATGATATTCACAGTATTTATCGTTAA